A section of the Lycium ferocissimum isolate CSIRO_LF1 unplaced genomic scaffold, AGI_CSIRO_Lferr_CH_V1 ctg1295, whole genome shotgun sequence genome encodes:
- the LOC132042045 gene encoding uncharacterized protein LOC132042045: MKGVMRFGRKGKLSTRYISPYEILDRIGLVAYRFVLPPRLSIVHLVFHVSMIRRYVGDDNHKIQPEDVELDENLTYKEGPISILDRQVRQLRSKKVASVQVLWRNHPTEEASWESEADMRDKYPHLFEATDTGAENEAGG; this comes from the exons atgaaaggagttatgagatttggtCGGAAGGGTAAGCTAAGCACTAGGTATATCAGTCCTTATGAGATTTTGGACCGAATTGGGTTGGTGGCATATAGATTTGTTTTACCTCCGAGATTGTCTATTGTTCATCTtgtatttcatgtgtctatgatTAGAAGATATGTTGGTGATGATAACCATAAGATTCAGCCAGAAGATGTGgagcttgatgagaatttgacttataaGGAGGGTCCGATATCTATTCTTGATAGGCAAGTGCGACAATTGAGGTCGAAGAAGGTAGCTTCAGTCCAAGTGTTATGGCGTAATCATCCAACCGAGGAAGCTAGTTGGGAGTCTGAAGCAGATATGCGAGATaaatatcctcacttatttGAGGCGACAG ATACTGGTGCTGAGAATGAGGCTGGTGGTTGA